A window from Salarias fasciatus chromosome 11, fSalaFa1.1, whole genome shotgun sequence encodes these proteins:
- the LOC115396744 gene encoding glucocorticoid modulatory element-binding protein 1-like isoform X2 produces MAGAEATVSSGELMTVKEEEGQFSGNNHKTQVLLHLHPSLHGITDDLTDTNTTVLAIETHHDDSKAEGDEVEYGYPITCGDSRAVLLFKKFVCPGINVRCVKFNNQLISPKQFVHLAGKATLKDWKRAIRLGGVMLRKMMDSGQIDFYQHDTVCSNTCRSTKFDVLINSTRLPPGPSVQPSLSCLALDPIGGQAPPLTGDGQNAAEVEEPLEDRFNATTEWSAAPSRFPNPTTSNGHFVKRKRADTSDGVLSLWKDVADSGLMGEVLSSLQSELITAFKGVELRSEKANLQETDAVILNSLCETFGLLDSVKQAVEMRCSQNEENRVQNSVYVLDEILENQRRHSCDKSTSSLKHLRPRRQSQSDDRIQNLLSSIKTNAVIQPLSRSGPPAASYAQLFTRFSGQRHHAGKTDGDSQSESGEAGRPGKVQRLGQQDDGGKHTSGIHKEPRQRTVKLQEDSQISREEAEETERRDDIEKVIIDRKSSKKHKSK; encoded by the exons ATGGCGGGTGCTGAGGCCACTGTGTCTTCAGGGGAACTCATGACGgtgaaggaagaggaggggcaGTTCAGTGGCAACAACCATAAGACTCAAGTCCTCCTGCACCTGCACCCCAGCCTGCATGG GATAACTGATGACCTTACAGACACTAACACTACAGTTTTGGCCATTGAGACACATcatg ATGACAGCAAGGCAGAGGGAGACGAGGTGGAGTATGGCTACCCCATCACTTGTGGAGACAGCAGGGCAGTCCTGCTTTTCAAGAAGTTTGTGTGCCCTGGAATCAACGTCAGATGTGTCAAA TTTAATAACCAACTCATCAGCCCGAAGCAGTTTGTCCACCTGGCAGGGAAGGCCACTCTGAAGGACTGGAAAAGAGCCATCAGACTGGGAGGGGTTATGCTCAG GAAAATGATGGATTCAGGACAGATTGACTTCTACCAGCATGACACTGTATGCAGCAACACCTGCCGCAGCACCAAGTTTGATGTGCTGATCAACAGCACGCGGCTTCCCCCGGGACCCTCGGTGCAGCCGAGCCTGTCGTGTCTGGCTCTTGACCCCATCGGAGGACAGGCGCCGCCCCTGACAG GAGATGGACAAAAcgctgcagaggtggaggagcctCTGGAGGACAGGTTTAATGCTACAACAGAGTGGAGCGCTGCTCCGTCACGATTTCCAAACCCCACGACGTCCAATGGACATTTTGTCAAGAGGAAGAGAGCTGACACATCTG ATGGAGTCCTGAGTCTGTGGAAGGACGTGGCGGATTCCGGACTGATGGGGGAGGTTTTATCCAGTCTACAGAGTGAATTGATCACCGCGTTCAAGGGAGTGGAGCTTCGCAGCGAGAAGGCCAACCTGCAGGAGACAG ATGCCGTCATACTTAATTCCCTGTGCGAGACGTTTGGGCTTTTAGACTCGGTGAAACAAGCAGTGGAAATGAGGTGCAGCCAGAATGAGGagaacagagtccagaacagTGTTTACG TGCTGGATGAAATCCTGGAGAACCAGAGACGGCACAGCTGTGATAAAAGCACATCCTCTCTGAAGCACCTTCGACCTCGGCGTCAAAGCCAGTCGGACGACCGGATCCAGAACTTGCTGTCCTCCATCAAAACCAACGCAGTGATCCAGCCTCTGTCCAGGAGCGGCCCGCCTGCCGCCTCCTACGCCCAGCTCTTCACCCGCTTCTCCGGCCAGCGTCACCACGCCGGCAAAACAGACGGGGACAGCCAAAGCGAGAGCGGCGAGGCGGGGAGGCCGGGAAAGGTCCAGCGACTCGGACAGCAGGACGACGGCGGGAAGCACACCTCAGGGATCCACAAAGAGCCGAGACAGAGGACTGTAAAGCTCCAGGAAGACTCTCAGATTAGCCGTGAGGAGGCAGAAGAGACAGAACGCCGGGATGACATTGAAAAGGTGATTATAGACAGAAAGTCATCAAAGAAACATAAAAGTAAGTGA
- the LOC115396744 gene encoding glucocorticoid modulatory element-binding protein 1-like isoform X1 — translation MRAWPSVLAAWRGGVMAGAEATVSSGELMTVKEEEGQFSGNNHKTQVLLHLHPSLHGITDDLTDTNTTVLAIETHHDDSKAEGDEVEYGYPITCGDSRAVLLFKKFVCPGINVRCVKFNNQLISPKQFVHLAGKATLKDWKRAIRLGGVMLRKMMDSGQIDFYQHDTVCSNTCRSTKFDVLINSTRLPPGPSVQPSLSCLALDPIGGQAPPLTGDGQNAAEVEEPLEDRFNATTEWSAAPSRFPNPTTSNGHFVKRKRADTSDGVLSLWKDVADSGLMGEVLSSLQSELITAFKGVELRSEKANLQETDAVILNSLCETFGLLDSVKQAVEMRCSQNEENRVQNSVYVLDEILENQRRHSCDKSTSSLKHLRPRRQSQSDDRIQNLLSSIKTNAVIQPLSRSGPPAASYAQLFTRFSGQRHHAGKTDGDSQSESGEAGRPGKVQRLGQQDDGGKHTSGIHKEPRQRTVKLQEDSQISREEAEETERRDDIEKVIIDRKSSKKHKSK, via the exons ATGCGTGCGTGGCCCTCTGTGCTTGCAGCTTGGCGGGGAGGGGTGATGGCGGGTGCTGAGGCCACTGTGTCTTCAGGGGAACTCATGACGgtgaaggaagaggaggggcaGTTCAGTGGCAACAACCATAAGACTCAAGTCCTCCTGCACCTGCACCCCAGCCTGCATGG GATAACTGATGACCTTACAGACACTAACACTACAGTTTTGGCCATTGAGACACATcatg ATGACAGCAAGGCAGAGGGAGACGAGGTGGAGTATGGCTACCCCATCACTTGTGGAGACAGCAGGGCAGTCCTGCTTTTCAAGAAGTTTGTGTGCCCTGGAATCAACGTCAGATGTGTCAAA TTTAATAACCAACTCATCAGCCCGAAGCAGTTTGTCCACCTGGCAGGGAAGGCCACTCTGAAGGACTGGAAAAGAGCCATCAGACTGGGAGGGGTTATGCTCAG GAAAATGATGGATTCAGGACAGATTGACTTCTACCAGCATGACACTGTATGCAGCAACACCTGCCGCAGCACCAAGTTTGATGTGCTGATCAACAGCACGCGGCTTCCCCCGGGACCCTCGGTGCAGCCGAGCCTGTCGTGTCTGGCTCTTGACCCCATCGGAGGACAGGCGCCGCCCCTGACAG GAGATGGACAAAAcgctgcagaggtggaggagcctCTGGAGGACAGGTTTAATGCTACAACAGAGTGGAGCGCTGCTCCGTCACGATTTCCAAACCCCACGACGTCCAATGGACATTTTGTCAAGAGGAAGAGAGCTGACACATCTG ATGGAGTCCTGAGTCTGTGGAAGGACGTGGCGGATTCCGGACTGATGGGGGAGGTTTTATCCAGTCTACAGAGTGAATTGATCACCGCGTTCAAGGGAGTGGAGCTTCGCAGCGAGAAGGCCAACCTGCAGGAGACAG ATGCCGTCATACTTAATTCCCTGTGCGAGACGTTTGGGCTTTTAGACTCGGTGAAACAAGCAGTGGAAATGAGGTGCAGCCAGAATGAGGagaacagagtccagaacagTGTTTACG TGCTGGATGAAATCCTGGAGAACCAGAGACGGCACAGCTGTGATAAAAGCACATCCTCTCTGAAGCACCTTCGACCTCGGCGTCAAAGCCAGTCGGACGACCGGATCCAGAACTTGCTGTCCTCCATCAAAACCAACGCAGTGATCCAGCCTCTGTCCAGGAGCGGCCCGCCTGCCGCCTCCTACGCCCAGCTCTTCACCCGCTTCTCCGGCCAGCGTCACCACGCCGGCAAAACAGACGGGGACAGCCAAAGCGAGAGCGGCGAGGCGGGGAGGCCGGGAAAGGTCCAGCGACTCGGACAGCAGGACGACGGCGGGAAGCACACCTCAGGGATCCACAAAGAGCCGAGACAGAGGACTGTAAAGCTCCAGGAAGACTCTCAGATTAGCCGTGAGGAGGCAGAAGAGACAGAACGCCGGGATGACATTGAAAAGGTGATTATAGACAGAAAGTCATCAAAGAAACATAAAAGTAAGTGA